GGATTCGAGATGCTTCGTTACGATATCAGCGGTCTGTTTTGCTCGGACGAGCGTGCTAGAGTACACCACATCGATCGATTCTGCCGCAAACCGCCGTCCCAGACGTTGAGCCTGGCTCCGGCCGGTTTCGTTGAGAACGCTGTCGATGCCGCTACCCTGCACGATGCCTTTCCGATTGTACTCGGTTTCACCATGCCGGACGAAATACAACACCGTCGCCTCGGGCGGCGTGGGGTCAGTTGTTAGCATCATTCAGCGTGTACAGGTGTCTAGAGCGAAGTTGTACGACGGCCGTACTCGGGCCGCACGCGCATTAATTTCCCGGCTTGCGCGAATCTCCCCAGCGATCGAGCATCTCGGATGCCATTTCATCGAGTTGTGGGATCGGCAGTCGTCGGTTTAAAGCAACGCGGATCAGAAAGGCGCGGAGAACCTGGTCGGGCAGCGGGAGCGAGTACATTCGCCGGATGGCAGGTCGGAGAGCGAATTTCATCCCCTTGTCGACTAGTTGGAACCGTAGTGCGATAAACCCGCTCAGCCCCACGATCACGGCTACCTGTGCGCCCGAGGACGCGAGAGCGCTCAGAATGAGAACGTAGTAAAGTGCCTGAGCCAGCACGTTCTCAAGATACCCGAGCAGACGTGCGGCGAGCTCGCTAACGAGCGAAGGTCCAAAAAGCGTCCAGAGTCCGTGCACCCCGAGCATGGCACCAGCTGCCCATACTGGTGACAGCGTCCATAGGAAGATGGGCAGTAACCAGAGCGAGAGCGTACGAGGCGAACGCAGCCAGACGGACGCCCAGGCGACCAGGGTATCGATGCTCACTGCATCCAAGACGTCTGTAGCGTACGTCTCCAGCTCCTCCTCCCGCACGTGAAACCAGAGCCCCTGCTCAGTAAACAAGCCGTAAGGCGTGTCCACGAACGTGCGACCATCCGCGTCAGACGTTGGCTCAGTACCAGAACGTGGACCTGACTCGGTCATAAACAAAACTCGGAAAGTCAGCAGCTAGATGAAGTCCAGTGCACTATGCGAGTCAAGCGTACCCGAAAGCGAAGAGGCAGTTTCAGTATTTTTTGAAAGATCGAACCGTAAATGCAAGGCTTGGCGCCGCCTTGTCCCAGTGACCGCACCGATCGTGGTCGTAGTGGCGCATATCAGGTCGGTAATCAGACGTTCTCGTAATCGAACGATGAGCAGGAAGCATGTGGGAAACGCCGCTCTCTTGGCTCTGTCCTTCTCTTTCCATTGCTCTCCCAAAAATGACGGAGCATTATGTCTCTCGAACGACCGATTTCTGAATTGCTCGAACGAGCCGGCGTCGTGGTATACACGTCTCCCACGACCACGGTGCAGGAGGCCGTCGCGACCATGTCCGAGCACAATATCGGCTCCATTCTCATTCTAAAAGACAACGAGGATCTGGTCGGCATCTTTTCCGAACGCGACCTACTCACTCGGGTCATTGACGCGGGCCTGGATCCGGCGTCAACCCCGATCGAAGACGTCATGACGGGCGACGTGATTGTTGTGTCGGACGAGACGTCGCGCGGCGAAGCCCTCCAGATCATGCACGACAACCATATCCGGCATCTCCCGGTCGCTGACGAGTCGAACCTGTACGGAGTCGTTTCGCTTCGCGACCTGCTTCAGTTTGAGAAAGAAATGCAGGAGCAGGAAATCGCACAACTGCGGCGCCTCGTACTCGACAAGCCGTACCCGAGCTACCCTGGATGAGCGTATCTACATCACCGCCCGTCGCCTTCTCCCCTTGGTACCGACTCGGACTCCGGCGGGCCGGTCGGGGTCAGAACAAAATCGTCCCCCACCCGAAATTGAAAGCTTGGGTTCGCTACGCCCGCGGATTCGAGAGCCGGCGTCAACATGCTCCGCAGCGCGCGTGCGGTGTTTATTTTCGGCTGCGTCGATGACGCGAGCTGGGCGTTCGCCTGGCGGCGGAAGGTCGCTTCGACACGTGCAAGAGCATCTCGCTGTACCTCTTCTTGCATGTCCGTCGTGAACATTTTCATCCAACCACTTGATGATGTCCGGACCTCCAGCTGCCGAAGGTCCGGCTCCACGCTCTGAACGGACAACTCTGGCACCTGCACCGTGACCCTCCTATCCTCAACCGCGATCATCTCCGAGGTGAGGTCCTTCACGTTGAAACCGTATGACACGGTGCCAGGAATGCGAACGCGGACGGACGCGGTGCCAGTGGTGTAAGGTAGGAGTTCCGGCTGCGTGATCTGCAGCATTGATGTCATCCACGACGGCGTCATAAACGACGTCGAATCAATGTCGATCGTCGCGCTCATATGCAGCTTCCCGGTCACAAGCACAGAGGCCGGCGTCTCGCTCTGTACCGTTGTGACCACGGTCCGCCGGACCGTCGCTTCGGACGGACCACGGAGCCACCAGACAAATACCGCGGCGATCAGGGCACCGGCGACGATCCCTCCGAGAATGGCGCCACGCTGCGTAGATGTCACGGGTGGTCAAGGTTTTGTCATAGGAAATCGACGAGCGCAGCCGAAACGGTTACGCCGGGCCAATGCCGAACAACGATTGTACGCGGGTGAGTAGTTCGGCGTTTGATAGAAGGACGAGTCCGACAACGGCGAGAGCAAGCCCCCAGATGTTCGTCTTTGTCAGGCGCTCACGCCAGAACGCGACGCCAAGAAGGGCAGCCAGTACGACGATCGAGATGTTGTTAATCGGGAAAACAACCGTACCCGGTAATTGCTCGAGGGCACGGAGAAGAAATTCCAGGGAGCCGTAATTGATGATCCCGAGGCCGATTCCCCAGACCCATGTTTGCCGGTCCGGCCATACTCCCGTGCGAATGCCTTTCTGTACGACGTAGACGAGCCCGATTAGAAACGAGATGCCGAATGCGAGGAGGAGAAACATGAAACGGCTGTTATCGGCCCCAAAGCCCTCCTGGAACGTTTTCATGGTGATGTCGACCGCTCCGCCTGAAAGGAACAGGATAAACAGTGTCCCCAGAACTTTCGCGTTTGGTTCCGGCACGTCGAGTCCTCTTTCTTCCTCTACGAAGACGTCGCTCTCCTCGGGCGCCCCCTCACCTTCGGATGCTGCCGTTGTTACGTATGCGCCGGCCGTGGCCGGTACGCCCTCATGGACCGGTTCACTGTTCCGAATGGGTTCATCAATCGCATCAGCGCTCCCATCTGGAGTCTGGGCAATCAGAAAGAACGCCACAGCCGCACACCCCATTCCGATGAGTTGCATCACAGACGGTTCTTCGGCCCAGATAAGCCATGAGGCGAGAAACGGAAGCACAACGGACACGCGCATCACGCCGATGGAGAGCCCCATTCCCGCCACATCGGTAGCGACCATCAACATGAAAAACCCGAAGATGAGAAGCGCTCCCGTTCCGATCCCGAGCAGGAGAAGTGGACCGGAGAGCGTCAGTCCATCGGAGGCTCCCCGTCCGCCGATCGCGATCAGAACCCCGGCCACACCAACGGCAGCCGCGTAGTTGATTGTCAGGAGTGCGGTCCGATCAAGCTGACGCTGCCCCGCCACCTTGAAAATCATCCCAATGGAAACGCTACAGAGAACCGCGAGAGATAGATACAGCATGCAGAAAGAGAGGAAAACGCAGAATGAGGAGGGGCGTCTCGTGACGTTAACCACGAGACGTCGTGCAATGAGTGACCGTTCGTCTACTCGCCTGTGACGAACGTATAGTAGCGCAGACGCTGCGGGAACGGCTTCGGATCGCGAATCTGAAGATCCGAGGGCACCGTAATTTCCGGCTCCACGAAGCCCGACGTGTCGGAGCGAATTTCTTCGTACGACACCGTCGCAAAGAAGCCAGGGGCCGTTTTCGCTTCGAACGTGTGCTCAAACAACACCCGATACTTCACGGTGATCACGGAGGGCTCCAATGCAACGAGGTTTTGGTCGGACGGCACGCCGCTTACTTCGACATCGACGCGAAGGGAGTCTTCGGTGAAGCGACCTGCCTGAGCCACCGCTGCTACGGACGAGATGCTCCTCTCAAGGAGCTGGTCAAGCGTGTCGGAGAGTGGCACCTGTACGCGCACAGAGTCCCGCACATCGTCCAGGGTAATCGCTTTCGTTGGCCAGGAGGCGAACGACTCGACAATCGACCGCGCCCCGGAAATGGTCACCGAATCCGGCCGTAGACGCAAGGGCCCGAGCATTTCGTAGGATCGCGGCATGTCAACGGTCACCTTCGACCGGATCGGAAGTCGACGCTCCGTGCGAGTTTCCGTGGGTACGTCGATCTGCTGTGGCGAAACACTCACAACCTGAATGTTCTGGGTTTCAGGAACTGCGAGAGCACTGCGGACATCGACGGGCGAGTTGGACACGTCGACCGCTACCTCCGGGGGATTGAGCCGGAGTAAGATGAGTTGTAGTCCCTGTCCCTTCAGTTCCACACGAACGGCCTCCGGTGGAAGGCTCGTGAGAGCACGATCCGGCGGCAGGTTGACGACCTGCGTGGGGATATCGATCACAACGGTCCGCTGCTCATCAAGTGTAAGCGTAAGCCACAACGTCGCCGAAATTAAAACGCAGACGGCAATGACAAGAGTACGATTCGGGTCTTCCGGCTCATGTTGGCTGTTGCCGGACGTCTGAAACACCTTGCGAAGGCGTTCCCAGAAAATAGGACCTTGTGAACCGGTATCCGTCGAGGGCACGTCGGGGACAGCAAGTTAGAGGGTCAGCGGTCGAGAATGGGCGGTGAGTCGCGCCGGAATCATGCCTTGCACGCGGGCTCTCGCGTCTGGTTCGCTTCCGGATATGGGATCCGTGTGCGTGGATGCGGAACACCCTATGAAGCCGGTGTCGCAAATCGCCGTACCGTTGATCTTGCCGGGCAAGCATTCGTACCATTGGCCGTACCCTCAGGCATCACGTGCCCATCTCTTCCCTCTTTGCCAGCACACGCTCCGTCGTGGATATCGGAAATCTAACCCGTCGAGTTGCAAAGGGAAGTGGGATTGTATTCGCCGGGCAAATGGCGGGGAAGCTGATCGGCATGTGCCTGCAGATCGTGCTGAGTCGAGGGCTCGGGGCCGCTCTATATGGCACGTACACGCTGGCTATAAGCGTCATGCAGATCATGCGGGAGATCGGCACGCTCGGCCTGCACGGAGGCGTGGTCCGATTTAGTTCGGAGGCTCGCGCGAAGGACGAATTGGCTCGCGTCAAGGGAACGCTCATAGCCAGTCTGGGCCTTGGCCTCGCCGCGGCAACGGGCCTCGCCGGCATCCTGTACATCTCAAGCACTTGGCTGGCCGTCCAGGTCTTTTCGGATGCTGCACTCGCGTCCGTGCTTCGCAGTTTTGCCTTCGCGCTCCCGTTCTACGTTTTCACCTTTCTCTCCTCCCGGGCCGCTCGCGGACTGCAGGTGATGACCGCGGACGTCACCGTCGGTACAGTTGCTCAGCCGCTGATGAATCTTCTTTTCGTCGGCACGGCATTCGTCTTTGGTTGGGCGCTGGACGGAGCGGTGATGGCATTCGTCGCGTCGTCGGTCGTCAGTGCCGGACTCGGTCTCTACGTCGTCATACGGATCGCCCCCGTCCTGCGAGATGGTGACGTCAAATCCGCGTTCGATGTTGGCGGCTTGCTCGGCTACTCCCTCCCCGTCATGGGCGTTACCCTGACGGCCCTGTTCGTAGATCAGGCAGATCGGATCATGATCGGTCTGCTGGCCACCTCCGCAGACGTTGGCCTTTACAATGTTGCCGCCCTCCTCGCGACTCAGGTTCGCTTCATGCTCACATCCGTGAGCGCAACCTTTACACCGCTGATTTCCGACCTGTACCACACCGGGCGCCGCAGTGAACTGAGAAGCCTTTTTCAGGTCACCACGCGATGGATCGTAACCTTGTCGATTCCGCTCGGACTTGCGCTCGTTCTTTTTCCCGAACCACTCCTCTGGCTATTCGGTGCTGAGTTCCTCCCGGCCGCCCCGGTCGTCATGGTCCTCGCTGTCGGCTCCTTTCTGAACGGCGCCATCGGGACGATCGGATTGATGCTGCAGATGAGCGATCACGAGCGGCTCGTTCTCGTGGACAACATCGCCCTCGCTGTGATCAATGTCGGTCTCAACCTGTGGCTGATTCCGATCTACGGCCCGGTTGGAGCCGCCGTAGCAACGGCTGTCTCCGTCACGATGGTCAACGTGATTCAGTACCTCCAGGTAAAGTACCTGCTCGACGTCACCCCCTTCAGTGCGGCCTACCTCCGTCCCATCGGAGCCGGCATTGTCTCCGGCATCGCCGGCTGGGGCGCGAGTGCGGCACTCGACCCCTGGTTCCTCCACGAGGTTGTCGGCATGCTTACGACAGGCGCGACGTATCTCGGCGTGCTCTTCTTTATCGGGCTCCCAGAGGAAGACTGGGATGTCGTCGCTCCCGTTCTGAAGCGGACCGGACTCGACCGATTCATTTCATCGACGGCGTCGGACCGGGACTAACGTCAGACTAGAAGGGCGCGGATGGTCGACAACGTCTGTCCGGTCCACCTCCCCCTTGCTCAACGCCAGCCGTGCTTTCGAGCCCGACGGCGGATAACGATGCGTAGCGACTCGGCAATGAGAGCAATCGCGTCCGACCAGAAGTCCGTATCAAAAGCCACGGGCGGCGTCGGATACCCGTAGTCGTGCATTTGCTCCCGCGCAACGCGTTGTATCACCCATCGGCGAGCGGGAGGCAGACGGTCCTTCCACTTCTGGGTGTTTGACGGATCCACGGGTCGCCTCGTGTTCTTCTTCCATGGCTCCGCACTGAGAGCGTCCTCCGCGTTCTCGTGAAACGACAACATCCCGGGATCGAAGGGGAGGCGCAAAAACGAGCACACCTTTCGTAGTTCGTCCTCGGGGTGACGCAAGAGGTCCTCGTACCGGAGATCATGGAAATGGCCACCGAGCGCGGATCGATAGGTGTCAATCTGCTCGGCGTAGCGCCTCCAGGTCCAGGCGGTTTCAATGATGGTGTCCCGGTTCCATGGCATCGGTTGCTGCGACAGGTAAACATCCCGCGGATCGCGCGTGATGGCGATAAATACAGCCTGCGGAAAGTGCGTCCTGATCGTGTCGATGTGAGCGAGGTGATCCGGCGTTTTCTCTCCCCAGACGCGAGCCGCTTTGCGTGCGGCATACGTCTGAAGCAGTACCCGAAGGATGTCTGCAGGAGCATCACCGGCCGCGTCACGAATCTGCTGCCATTCCTCCGCAGAGAGATGCATGTCTTGCACGCCCGACTCGGCTTGGAGAAAACGGATGGCTTCGGCTTTCGCTTCCGCCGACGGAGAGCGATTTGCGACGTCGCATTTCGTAAAAAAATGCGTCTCTGGTGCGATGGAAATGTCCGCGTGCGCGTCGAGCATCGCGCTGAACAGCGTCGTGCCGGACCGCGGCATTCCGACCACGAAGACGGGACTGGCAGGCATGTCGGAGCGTGAGATAGGCGTTTCGTCGTCTGGGTTGAAGCGCGAGCTGGATCCCGAATCTAGCGTGCCAGCACCTCCCGGTACAGATCGATCGTCTGGCGCGCGAGAACGGGCCACTCCAACTTGTCGAGAGGCGCCCTCTCGGGCCGTTCGGTCCGGAGGACCCAGTCGAGAGCTTCGCGAAGCCGTTTCGGCGTCAGGGTTCCATCGTACGTGTGAACCCACTCCGGTCCGACGTTGTCGCGCAATTCGCCCATCGCGCCCCGGTTGGGAACGAGTACGGGACGGTTGAAACTGAGGGCAAGGAGGGCGCTCCCAGAATGCAGGATGTGATCGTACGGGAGCACAACAAGATCCGACGCAGCGAGGTATCTCGGCATGAGATCCTCCGGGACGTATCGGAGATCGAGACGAATGCGTGAGTCTCGTTGAGCTGCCATCTGAATAGACTCGCGCAGGGTGTCAGTGCTCGGCTCTCCGACGACCAGCAGGCGTGCGTCGCCCTCACACCACTGGCGAAAGATTCGTACGAGGTGCGGGACGTTCTTGTACGGGCGAATACGTCCGACGTAGAGGAGGACCGGCGCATCCCGATGCAGTCCGAGATTTGCCCGCGCGTCGTCTCGGTCATGGGGGTCCGGATACGCGTCTCTATAGTGGCCATGCGGAACGATGGCGGACGGGACATCTGAGAGCGCACCGATTTCACGCCGGGCCATCTCCAACCCGTCCTGGCTCAGCGAGATGAAGCCATCTACGAGGCTCGGAAAAACGGACCAGAACATGTTTTCAAGGCCGGCGTGATGCGACTCGTGAGGACCGAGATCATGTCCGGTCCAGACGACCCGAGTGCCTCGCATCCGGGCCAGCGCCAGGGTGGCAATCTCACCCATAACATAGCTGGCTGATCGCCACCAGTCGTCGAGGCTAAGAAAATCGTCAGGCCAGTGAACGTGGATGATGTCGTACGCCCCACTCACCGCGCGCTTCGGCGTGAACTCGTCGACCGTAACGCCTTCCTCCCCTTCCATCGCGGAGTACAACAGGCGATTGTATGGATTCCCGGTCTTGTTATCGAACGCTGGCCAGGCAAGAATGCGGAGAGAAGACACAATCGATCGGAGAAAAGAGACGTTGAGCGAAGAGAGGACAACACGATCAGACTATCTAGTCAGAGCGGACGGCCGATGCTGCCTGCAGGCCTCGTCGAGAAATCCAGCCATTCGGCGCGCCTGTTGCTGCCGGTTGTGCTCCTGGATCTGATTCCACGCCGCTCCCGGACGAGGATTCCCTTCCTTCCAGGCGGTGTAATGTGCGAGAATCATCTCTTGCGCCGATCGCGCATCGTTCCAGTCGACGATCTGACCGGCTTCGTGGGCGTCCAAAAGCGAGGCCGCATCACCATCGGGCGGACCGACACCGATGACCGGGCGCCCGCTCGCGAGGTATTCGTAGAGCTTGCTCGTGATCATTCCCCGCGCCTGAGCAAATGGTTCGATGACGAGGAGAAGAAGCGTCGACGCTGCCATCTCACGAATCGCGTCCGCGTGTGGAATAAACGGAACGCGCTCGACCCGGTCCATCAGGTTTCTTTCTTCAATGGCATCTACCACGGCCGGGTCCACCGTGCCGATCAACCGTACTTTGAGGTCCGGAATGTCGCTGTTGTCCTGTAGAGCCGCAAGCGCATCCCACACGGCCGTCGGATTACGACTCGCGTATAGCTTCCCGACGTGAGAAAGCACGAACGAGCGATCGCCCGAATCCTCCTTGCTATGCGCCGCCGCCAGGGATGACCCCTCGGACACCGTCGGCCCGTCGGGATGGACGACGGAGAAGGCGCGGGCGTCAAAGCCATTTTCGACCACTCCGTACGTTCCCTCTTGCTTGGACCGAAAGAGCTCAGCCCATGACGGACTCACCGTCGTGACGAGGCTGGCATCACGAAGCACGCTTTTCTCAAGCCGTTCGTCGAGACGGCGAGCCCATCCGGTATGGGGAAAGTCGTCGTAGTAGCTGATGTCGGTCCACGGATCGTGGAGATCAGCGATCCACGGCAAGCCACTGGCGCGGGCGAGACTCCGGCCGACAAGATGGACCGAGTGGGGCGCTCCCGTCGACAGAACGGCGTCGAAGCGCCCGCTGTCCAGCAATTCCTTCCCTCGAACATGTGCGAAGGGCCACCATCCGACGCGGGCATCCGGGATGAACACGTTCGCCCGGATCCAGCGTGCTGCTTTTTCCAGAAAAGAGCGATCCTCTCCAAGTGATCCGGCCGGCAGCCCTTCGTCCCCTTTCACCTTCTTGTACAAAGCCAGCGGATCGAACGCTCCGGTCCGGTGAACCTGCACCGAATCCGGCACGGCGCTGAGCAGGGATGGATCACGGTTCGGATAGGCGCCCTCCTTAACCGTCAGTACTTCAGGCTGCCAGCCGGCGTCCTCGAGGTACTCCAGGAACTGTAAGATACGTTGCACGGCCGGGCCGCCAGCCGGCGGCACGTAGTAGGCAACAATCAGGACACGTCGAGCAGCCACAGAGTGTGTGGTGTTATGAACGTAAGGCGGATCGAGCGGGCGATTATGTTCCTCAGGCTCCGTTGCCTCGGTCATCATCGCCATCGGCTCCGGTTTGTTTCCCTTCTTCGGCCGCACGTCCTTCCTCCTTCCGACGCCGATAATACGGAAGAGCAAGCATGAACGCGACACCTCCGTACACAATCGCCGTCGTCACACCCGATATCAACGTACCGTAGCGGTCGGACGCCGGCGTGAACGTCATGGTGAGGGTGTGGGACCCGGCTGGCACGTGCACTCCACGCAGCAGGTAGTTCACACGATGAATCTGCACCTCCTCCCCATTGATCGAAGCCTCCCACCCCGCTGGATAATAGACCTCGCTTGCCACGAAAAGACGCGGCGAATCGGTCTCGACGGACCAGGTAATTTCGCGAGGCGAATACTCTTCCAGCGTCACGGACGCGGTCGATGTGGAATCGATCGGGCTGATCGGTCCGTCCAGCGGCTCCGGAAGAACCGCCATTTCGCGCGGGTTGAAGTCTCCACTCCGTAGGAAAGACCACGTCTCCTCCGCGGACTCGATCACACGGGTGGATCCGACGAGATAGCCACGCGGCACCGCATTGGCATTTTCCAACACAAGAACG
This DNA window, taken from Longibacter salinarum, encodes the following:
- a CDS encoding CBS domain-containing protein: MSLERPISELLERAGVVVYTSPTTTVQEAVATMSEHNIGSILILKDNEDLVGIFSERDLLTRVIDAGLDPASTPIEDVMTGDVIVVSDETSRGEALQIMHDNHIRHLPVADESNLYGVVSLRDLLQFEKEMQEQEIAQLRRLVLDKPYPSYPG
- a CDS encoding DUF4230 domain-containing protein, which codes for MTSTQRGAILGGIVAGALIAAVFVWWLRGPSEATVRRTVVTTVQSETPASVLVTGKLHMSATIDIDSTSFMTPSWMTSMLQITQPELLPYTTGTASVRVRIPGTVSYGFNVKDLTSEMIAVEDRRVTVQVPELSVQSVEPDLRQLEVRTSSSGWMKMFTTDMQEEVQRDALARVEATFRRQANAQLASSTQPKINTARALRSMLTPALESAGVANPSFQFRVGDDFVLTPTGPPESESVPRGEGDGR
- a CDS encoding flippase, translated to MPISSLFASTRSVVDIGNLTRRVAKGSGIVFAGQMAGKLIGMCLQIVLSRGLGAALYGTYTLAISVMQIMREIGTLGLHGGVVRFSSEARAKDELARVKGTLIASLGLGLAAATGLAGILYISSTWLAVQVFSDAALASVLRSFAFALPFYVFTFLSSRAARGLQVMTADVTVGTVAQPLMNLLFVGTAFVFGWALDGAVMAFVASSVVSAGLGLYVVIRIAPVLRDGDVKSAFDVGGLLGYSLPVMGVTLTALFVDQADRIMIGLLATSADVGLYNVAALLATQVRFMLTSVSATFTPLISDLYHTGRRSELRSLFQVTTRWIVTLSIPLGLALVLFPEPLLWLFGAEFLPAAPVVMVLAVGSFLNGAIGTIGLMLQMSDHERLVLVDNIALAVINVGLNLWLIPIYGPVGAAVATAVSVTMVNVIQYLQVKYLLDVTPFSAAYLRPIGAGIVSGIAGWGASAALDPWFLHEVVGMLTTGATYLGVLFFIGLPEEDWDVVAPVLKRTGLDRFISSTASDRD
- a CDS encoding glycosyltransferase, producing MAARRVLIVAYYVPPAGGPAVQRILQFLEYLEDAGWQPEVLTVKEGAYPNRDPSLLSAVPDSVQVHRTGAFDPLALYKKVKGDEGLPAGSLGEDRSFLEKAARWIRANVFIPDARVGWWPFAHVRGKELLDSGRFDAVLSTGAPHSVHLVGRSLARASGLPWIADLHDPWTDISYYDDFPHTGWARRLDERLEKSVLRDASLVTTVSPSWAELFRSKQEGTYGVVENGFDARAFSVVHPDGPTVSEGSSLAAAHSKEDSGDRSFVLSHVGKLYASRNPTAVWDALAALQDNSDIPDLKVRLIGTVDPAVVDAIEERNLMDRVERVPFIPHADAIREMAASTLLLLVIEPFAQARGMITSKLYEYLASGRPVIGVGPPDGDAASLLDAHEAGQIVDWNDARSAQEMILAHYTAWKEGNPRPGAAWNQIQEHNRQQQARRMAGFLDEACRQHRPSALTR
- a CDS encoding glycosyltransferase; its protein translation is MSSLRILAWPAFDNKTGNPYNRLLYSAMEGEEGVTVDEFTPKRAVSGAYDIIHVHWPDDFLSLDDWWRSASYVMGEIATLALARMRGTRVVWTGHDLGPHESHHAGLENMFWSVFPSLVDGFISLSQDGLEMARREIGALSDVPSAIVPHGHYRDAYPDPHDRDDARANLGLHRDAPVLLYVGRIRPYKNVPHLVRIFRQWCEGDARLLVVGEPSTDTLRESIQMAAQRDSRIRLDLRYVPEDLMPRYLAASDLVVLPYDHILHSGSALLALSFNRPVLVPNRGAMGELRDNVGPEWVHTYDGTLTPKRLREALDWVLRTERPERAPLDKLEWPVLARQTIDLYREVLAR
- a CDS encoding EamA family transporter, giving the protein MLYLSLAVLCSVSIGMIFKVAGQRQLDRTALLTINYAAAVGVAGVLIAIGGRGASDGLTLSGPLLLLGIGTGALLIFGFFMLMVATDVAGMGLSIGVMRVSVVLPFLASWLIWAEEPSVMQLIGMGCAAVAFFLIAQTPDGSADAIDEPIRNSEPVHEGVPATAGAYVTTAASEGEGAPEESDVFVEEERGLDVPEPNAKVLGTLFILFLSGGAVDITMKTFQEGFGADNSRFMFLLLAFGISFLIGLVYVVQKGIRTGVWPDRQTWVWGIGLGIINYGSLEFLLRALEQLPGTVVFPINNISIVVLAALLGVAFWRERLTKTNIWGLALAVVGLVLLSNAELLTRVQSLFGIGPA
- a CDS encoding sulfotransferase family protein is translated as MPASPVFVVGMPRSGTTLFSAMLDAHADISIAPETHFFTKCDVANRSPSAEAKAEAIRFLQAESGVQDMHLSAEEWQQIRDAAGDAPADILRVLLQTYAARKAARVWGEKTPDHLAHIDTIRTHFPQAVFIAITRDPRDVYLSQQPMPWNRDTIIETAWTWRRYAEQIDTYRSALGGHFHDLRYEDLLRHPEDELRKVCSFLRLPFDPGMLSFHENAEDALSAEPWKKNTRRPVDPSNTQKWKDRLPPARRWVIQRVAREQMHDYGYPTPPVAFDTDFWSDAIALIAESLRIVIRRRARKHGWR
- a CDS encoding CdaR family protein, which produces MFQTSGNSQHEPEDPNRTLVIAVCVLISATLWLTLTLDEQRTVVIDIPTQVVNLPPDRALTSLPPEAVRVELKGQGLQLILLRLNPPEVAVDVSNSPVDVRSALAVPETQNIQVVSVSPQQIDVPTETRTERRLPIRSKVTVDMPRSYEMLGPLRLRPDSVTISGARSIVESFASWPTKAITLDDVRDSVRVQVPLSDTLDQLLERSISSVAAVAQAGRFTEDSLRVDVEVSGVPSDQNLVALEPSVITVKYRVLFEHTFEAKTAPGFFATVSYEEIRSDTSGFVEPEITVPSDLQIRDPKPFPQRLRYYTFVTGE